The nucleotide window AAAGGCTTGGATGGAGGAATATCCCCTCCACAGAGCTATATCTGTAGGTGACATGGAGAAAGTCAAGGATCTTCTGGCCAAAGGTACACCAGTACAGGAGCTGGACAAGGAGTCCTGGGCGCCCATCCACTATGCCTGCTGGTATGTAGTAGTATGTAAatgatgctgaaatctttattgacacgacaaaagtacagcgactttcgtaaggtcttctacaactatacatgcaaacaacaaacaatggtatacaaaatgattaacctaagtacaagtatatgaatatttcaacatgtagagtttaacgtatcacttacaccactagttctaagatctaaacattctttgatatatctaGTAGTACCTATTTGTaccagtaagggttgtctccagaatatatttgaatttatctatagaatatGGTGTGGAAAGTGCTGTGACTGGTAATTTCTGCCAATTGAATCAGTTAGACAGGAGGGAGGgctcagaggtcctgggttcaaatcccctgacataccaccgatgttgtgcattggggaaaggcactttaaacaactttcctcactccacccaagtgtaaaaatgggtacttgactttggctggggaggtaaacggcggtggaaggagagggatgggcttctccttccaataccatgccctagaggCCTAGACAAAGTGCCTCtgcagcctcaaaaaggctatgggactactccATTTTTGCTTGATTGACACATGAAGAAGACACTATGTCTGTATTGGATAACTGTTtcatgaaattatattttgatttTGCAGGTATGGCCAACTGGAGGCAGGCATGATACTGTTAGAACAGGGCAAGTGTAACCCCAACGTGGTGAACAGAAACAAGAGCACACCTCTGCACATAGCGGCAGGGTGTGGCCACCCCGCCCTGGTGCAACTTCTCCTCAGACATCCAGAGATAGACAGGGTGAGACATCTCCTGCTacaaatgttgcttttttttcttttcgaaAATCTTCAAATTCGATACATAGACCCAATTCACACTTGGGAAATTTTCTGGAGATTCTGTAACGTTGCACACATCTTTGCATAGGGcaccttttttcctgggtgtgaatcgGCCCCGCGCGTCGTACAACAAGCATTTTTATGGCCTTTATGACTTTgtacgggccataaaaatgcttGTCATATGGCTCGCGGAAAATTATCCAAGTGTGAACTGGGTCATAGATAGCAAAGATTTTAAAAGACTGCAAAACAGCATATACACAGTTAGCTAATGCATGTAGTATACTATTAAACActaggtacattgtatatgtgtgGCTCAATGGCTATAGAAATgaagatgggcaccaccctatacaccaTAATGTGTTCTAAGGGCTTCAAGTAatgacatgtaacatgtacatgtatttggggaTAACTAGTTAGGTACAAGAGACATTAGATATGACCCAAAACATCTAAAATAGTGTCCAACAGCACAAGCTTGCTTTATAAGAGTCACAGTCTAATTCTTTAGCAAGAATATGGAATGATTTTTGCTTTTGTTGATTTCAGAATGCCATGAACAAAGAAGGGCAGACTCCCCTGGACGTGTGTGAACAGAACAAGCAGAATGAGTGGGAGCACGCTGCCACTCTGCTGAAGGAGGCTCTCAACAAACCAGTATGTATCTGGGTGGGGggaatctctaagcagatgcactgtttttattttcttcatattcTTATTTAGAAGGTCTTTTTGTAGGTCGAtcagataccaaatatcatgataaaggggaagggctagcaacctctccctgtaaaatactgtaaatgcatttaagtttgcggtgatttaattcCTGAAACTACCTACTAATGACTCGGGAATGGTGCTATAGATGGACAGAACAGTCACTTTTGGCAGTGCTGACATGATCGACTGTAACTTGTTAAACTGAATCTACTATTAGTGCAAAAGCCACATgcattaaaccaccacaaacatgaatacatttacagtaactcaaACTCTGCTActtaaacagcaaggaaacttcctgccgtatgtgccactaggcactacaagggtctgtcTGAACAAATGTAAGTTGTGAATTGTATAACATCATACTTAATgcggaacaacaaacaaattgttTTGTCCCTCCACAGTACCAGAAGATCAGGGTGCACCTGATGGATGGTTCCCACAAGGAGCTGAGTCTCATCAGTGGGAACAACACCACCGTGGAGATCATGTTGAACCAGCTGAACTTTCCAGACACCTGCAAACAGCTGTTTGCCATCTGGATTGCCTCCAGGAATCTCTGTAAGCATCATGGGTTGTACCACTCAAAAGGGGGATGAGTTTTTGATGTTGACATGGAAAAGTGTTGTCCAAAAATCCTTCCCCATTTAGTTTCTTAGTGGTATAGTCATTtggaatgaaatacaaaatgatgttgcaaaaaaaaatgtctaaatCTACAATAAAaataatacagtcaaaactttaTGTTCAGGTATTTCCAATATAATTGAAACTGCCCaggaagaccactcaggagGCAGACAAAGTCTGGTCTACAgggtatgtggacaggtggtcactatagacaggattcttaatacttTGGTATGTCATTGGGGAAAATTATTGAAGGGATCGCCAAAAATTGGTTATAATGGCCATGTGATCCTtattatgtagagatggtcacttgtacaggcttgactgtaCCAACTTTGCAAAGATAGCTCTTCCATTTCTCTGAACTTTCCCAAAAGACATCTTGATAGGAATAAAGAACTAAGAAGAATATATAACAGTTTCGAGTAACGGTTTATTATATTATTTCCTTTAGTTCTGCAGATGAAACCAGAACACAAGCCCCTCCACCATCTGAAGGATTGGGCAGAGATTGTGGGCGAACTGACGGACTGTAACCCAGAGGACGAGACACCGCTCCTGTACGTACGCAGAGATGCGCGCCTTCACATGGAGGTGGAGAGAAAGGTACAGTGTGAacattatttatttatctatacgAACAACAAACTTACATGTGCAGGAAATGGCTTGTGCCTCCCTGAATTATGTACAGTTTGTTACAATGGCCAATGGGTTTTTAAAAAATATTAAGTGATTACACACCAACTTATTCACATTATTCGAGtcaaacaagacagccagagattATGCTAGCAAGAGACCTAAGCGACAGAATCAGTATCAATATAGAGAAATAccagacctccatttaacgtccatcagagggatgtccctaaccaaagctaggtgctcattttcatctgagtgaagtgaggaaattcgttttaagtgcctttcccaagggttcTATGTCAATGGGGCAtgtcaggatttgaacccaggacctctaggttctgggTCGAATACCCTGTCATTATGCCTCACAACGTTGGTTTTCATTTCACCCACCTGCTCCATTTATTTCTTGAAAAAATCCAACAACCAAGAAATTTATTTAGTGTGGCCTTTGAAAGCTAAGTGATTTGTCATCCGCCCAGGTACAAGACCCGATGTCGATCAAGATGTTGTTTGACGAGGCTCGTACCAACATGCTCCATGGGATGTACGCGTGTTCTGACGAGGACACCGTCGCTATGGCGGGGATCATGATGCAGATTATATACGGCGACCACGACCCTAACAGACACAAACCAGGCTTTCTGAAGTAAGGCAACTTTGTGTAATCTGTCCAGTTCTTTAACCCTTTCCTTGCCGGCTTCTGTTATAACCAATGCGAATTTGGTGCATGGATGCACCCTTGGCAAGGAAAAGGTTAAACCTGGCAACTATTGAAAATGAATGTCAcattatcatgatgataaacAAATCTTTCCGAATCTATGAACAAAAAAATTTCATAGATACGATCAAATAGATAAATTCAATTGTGTTCTTGGAGTAGATATCccttagttaaagttaaaatcctcccacaccattattgatgtatagggcggtgcccatctccgtttcatagccctgggccacacttgtggtgcaatcactgtagcagggggctagtccactggcagtgaagtgtgtttaacttccatactgtttcagaagtatgtaccatttttataaagtctttggtatgactcaatgcgcctcttgtccagaagtgccctaacccggggcttgaacccgggccttctggtccaagtaatttgaaccagatgtggtgagaggcagaaagcgcagaccactacaccacagggacaccccatgTAGATatcccttactgtgtacaaataggtaaatacgtTAAAGGATGTTTAGACCTTGATACTAGTAGTGTAACTGATACATTAAAATCGACATGTTGATGTATTCATGTACTTGAATGTAGGTTGATTCATTtgttgtatccacttgtttgtttgtatgcatAGTTGTATTAGATCTTACGACAGTCGCTGTACTTTCATTGTGTCAATGAAGTAGTTTTTTGGTTAAcgtaatcatatacatgtgtacatgcaaAGACTATTTACCTGTCATGCTGGCCATTTTGCAATGATTGCCTTAATTTTTTAACTTTGACCTATAACAAGCTTGCCCTCTGAACCTTGACCCACAGTGACCTGAACCTGAAGTTGCTTCTGCCCAGTTATAAGCTGAGGAACAGGAACATGAATTGGGTGGAGGGGATCCTTCTAGAGCACCAGCAGTTAACTCACCAGGGTATCAAGGACATACAGGTAACTAATAATGTCACTAACAGGCCATCCAATGAGAGACTGTCCAACATGCCATAATGATATTGAGAATTTTTTAAAGAGTGTAGCTCTCACCATGTCAGGGTAACTGGGCCTGATGAGATAGCCCAGCCTTTTCTGCAAACCATTCTCCAATGCACTGTAAATTCATATAAGTTTGACTTTGAGGGAACTTGATTTTGTGGTATGGTGTAAAGGAAGGCACGTTTAGTGCTTAAAGTTTGCAGCGTGCACAGAGAGTGCATAACTGTATAAAAATCTGCATTCATCTCTTTGTGTGATGAAAATCCCAAACGTCACATCACCCCATATACTCAAAGATTTACTGTATTTACAATTTATCTCCTTTTTCCCCAGACATTgcagtacctgtacctgcagAGGTGCTGGAACTTCCCCACGTACGGCTGCGCCTTCTTCAGCGGACAGATCATGTCACGCCCGGTAAGCGGGAGTTCACGCCACATCGTGTCTGTCCACGTGGGAGTTAACTGTCTCGGTATTCACATTCTAAACGCTCAAACCAAGGTGAGTACATTATTATACAAAATTTACACTGGGTAAGCGTAAGGAAAAACATGCAGGTACAGCACTTGGTATGCAGGTGGCATTGAAAAGTAGTCATGTGCTGGATACGGGATTGAGAGGTTGAGTCCATGGGATAAGCAgcttcctcactccacccagacgTAAATTAATGGCTGCTGGACTTTGACTGGGAAGTACAAGGTGTTGGAAGAGGAGTGATGCACTCCACCTTCTGATACAGTTtattaacctcctccctgctgcctcactctgtaaccaatagagaatggggtgccaaacagctacttcagagtgctaaaggttaacaacccactgcccctgtggcctcaaaaaggctatagatTAAAGATGGTCATGGAGAAAATGGTTGTCAGGTTTGCAGTAGCTCTATTTTAAACCTTTGGCATGCTAAGGATGACTACACATTTCTTAATTGCTTCACAGATACCCTAACAAAGCTTTTCCCCTCTTACACAGCAACTTCTGTACACTTCGCGGTTCTCCAACCTCCAATGGGAGTACTCTATGGAGGGCGCGTATTTCCAGCTCCGCACGAGAGACAACCACAGCATACGGGTTCACACAAAACAGGTCTGTACCCAGGATGTAGACGTGTAAACATATGGATGCCATTTACACATGCTTTGGTTTGGGCtattaccagtggactagcctgaTGCTGTAGTGcatgcacaaatgtgtggcccaagggctttaaatacagagatgggcaccgccctatgcaccgaCAGGTTTGGGAAGAAGGTTTGGGCCTGCCTGTCtccaaacaaaaataagaaggCAAATGATATTTACATTATTCCTTGTTTTTTTGGtgcttctgttgtctttttggtccgATACAATCCTGTGTAAAAACAATATTTGGTTCACAAATGTTTTTTCTTGTCAAAGATCAGTTAAGCCCTTGTAAATatgtgctgtacatgtgtatgaccaATTTTAAATGGAATCTAACTTGAATCATCTTTTCTCTTCCAGGCTGCCCTGATCTGCAATTTGATGACAAAGCTACACTCTAGAGGGTGAAATATAAAGACACTTTCAGCAAAACTCTAAGAGCAATAGTCCCACTTGCCTTttcaaatatctacatgtagctacatttGGGTATGAGTCTGATACCACACAGGGTGGGCTGTTGTTCATCCTTTCCCCAGTATAGAGCATTTCTGTAGAGTCATTGGTGTTTTGGACACCTACTGTATATGAAAGGCAGGATTCAGAGTTTCCTGCATACATGATGATAGCAGTCTGGTACAACACTAAATGTAAAAGTAGTGTCTGTATGTGTCATCGATAGCTGATTTGTTAGACGAATGGTCACCGGATAAAGAGGTCACAGGTTTTGATTCCCGGCATTCTTGGCAAAGCACCGTGTGCTTTGGACAggcactttgcacaacttcctctctccacccaggtgtaaaagggcacctgacttcagttggggaggtaaaaggcggtgaaaggagagggttgggcttccccttccaataccatgcccaagACACACTGCCACAAAAGCCTCAAAAAAGCCCTGGGACCTTTACCTAGTTTACTTTTGGGTCTGTATGCTTTAAGATGGTGTATAAGGCCCTGAAGGAATCATGGCATTTTACTACCATGCGGGGCTCTGTGCTTGCGACTGGTGTTGAAAGCCTTCCTGTGCTTGAGTGTAGTTCTGTTTTTAAATGGGCAAAGTGTCGTCAATCTGGGGTCTATTCACCTGGCTAGTTTTGATCAAAGATGATAcaatttttggcaatgcctcagcGGTGGGGCTATGTTacatgatagtacatgtaccaatggTGTTAAGTAAGTGCAAGAACATGGTACACTCAAAAAGATATACCAGCAATCTGTATGTCTTACATTTTTGATGTTCTTATCATTTTTCACTGGTTTGTCCCAACATTTTGCCGTATTTTGCTtggcatgttgtacatgtatattctgtgaCTTATTCTATTAGTTCGAACTGAAAAAGATTGAAGAAAATACTTACATGAAAGTTGATATTTTTATTCATGAGTGTACAAAACCTCATCAATACTGCCACATTGCCACAATAATTTATATACATTAACTTATATTTTGATATCTTTAATATCTACTACATTGTTTGCTTATAAATAGATTGATATGCTTATATATGGCATCATAATTGATCATAAAATAAGTTTCAAAATCCCACAGGTCTTCAGAAACAAGATCAAAGACTCTTGTAACAAAGCTCCATGGTGTTCTATCCGATTTAAATACAATTGTAAATACCCACCACTTTGTACAAGTTATTGTAAACAATTCACCAGTCATTtacctgtacatttgtatgtttcacTAGTCTTATTAGAATATGTATTTCATTTAAATGTAACAGTAATCTTAATACACTCTAATAAAGTGTGCTGTATACTTGctcagcacatacatgtattatatccCACATGGTGTATAAATTGCAATGTTGGTGAGTACTATGGTTAAAAAAGCTCTCTGCTCGCAGCCAAGAGATATTTACCTGCCAACGTTTTGTTTTCGGAAGGACAAAACTGACAagttctacttcccactgctaggtggcgctgctgttggaagaatgtggtcccaaacgtgactatgtttgtatcccccctcatcacggttgaTGGCTGTAAACCATTgaattaccaacctgatgaagctatGTACGGTTGGTGAGTATTAATCTAGGGGAACAT belongs to Branchiostoma lanceolatum isolate klBraLanc5 chromosome 15, klBraLanc5.hap2, whole genome shotgun sequence and includes:
- the LOC136420589 gene encoding krev interaction trapped protein 1-like; this translates as MTSAMSVSAYIAVLRPKVKTSLSSSDYKAKWYEIILLEDKMGDPQRTVKGLLHMRIRGIRGGEDPNRQVLEYVYDATKKSSSKMQGLRGKRAVQIARFAEDEIAGRDTRSNKKAFLYVVPVATKDHLSMPSDPSQPSFCCLQDILRVCAEGHGHFPTLTSRMLRTLDHWLKEQHSVPHAVEALFRPSALERIKMNVLNPAYAHGSDHHGDRMPTPEEAMARMMEVEKCDIVIINPVFGSDLKYTNQVDAYVVNKFYGMGTPDYSKLKVPDKSADSPPTREKAWMEEYPLHRAISVGDMEKVKDLLAKGTPVQELDKESWAPIHYACWYGQLEAGMILLEQGKCNPNVVNRNKSTPLHIAAGCGHPALVQLLLRHPEIDRNAMNKEGQTPLDVCEQNKQNEWEHAATLLKEALNKPYQKIRVHLMDGSHKELSLISGNNTTVEIMLNQLNFPDTCKQLFAIWIASRNLFLQMKPEHKPLHHLKDWAEIVGELTDCNPEDETPLLYVRRDARLHMEVERKVQDPMSIKMLFDEARTNMLHGMYACSDEDTVAMAGIMMQIIYGDHDPNRHKPGFLNDLNLKLLLPSYKLRNRNMNWVEGILLEHQQLTHQGIKDIQTLQYLYLQRCWNFPTYGCAFFSGQIMSRPVSGSSRHIVSVHVGVNCLGIHILNAQTKQLLYTSRFSNLQWEYSMEGAYFQLRTRDNHSIRVHTKQAALICNLMTKLHSRG